From the genome of Callithrix jacchus isolate 240 chromosome 7, calJac240_pri, whole genome shotgun sequence, one region includes:
- the MANEAL gene encoding glycoprotein endo-alpha-1,2-mannosidase-like protein isoform X3, with product MIMGNPQMTWYPPFWTLPISTASRYGSHGAFYRYKNSMGKSLPLFYIYDSYLTSPEAWAHLLTPNGPHSIRNTPYDGVFIALLVEEGHTHDILAAGFDGMYTYFASNGFSFGSSHQNWKAVKNFCDANNLMFIPSVGPGYIDTSIRPWNNHNTRNRVNGKYYETALQAALTVRPEIVSITSFNEWHEGTQIEKAIPKKTPTRLYLDYLPHQPSLYLELTRRWAEHFIKEKEQWLM from the coding sequence gTATGGCTCCCATGGTGCATTTTACCGCtataagaacagcatgggcaaGAGCCTCCCACTCTTTTATATCTACGACTCATACCTGACGTCCCCTGAGGCCTGGGCCCACCTCCTGACACCAAATGGGCCCCACTCGATCCGCAACACACCCTATGATGGGGTCTTCATAGCACTGCTGGTGGAGGAGGGCCACACCCACGACATCCTGGCTGCCGGATTTGACGGCATGTACACCTACTTTGCCTCCAACGGTTTCTCCTTTGGTTCTTCCCATCAGAACTGGAAAGCTGTGAAGAACTTTTGTGATGCCAACAACCTCATGTTCATCCCCAGTGTGGGGCCTGGCTATATAGACACCAGCATCCGGCCCTGGAACAACCACAATACACGCAACAGGGTCAACGGCAAGTACTATGAGACCGCCCTGCAGGCGGCCCTGACAGTGAGGCCCGAGATCGTCTCCATCACCTCCTTCAATGAGTGGCACGAGGGCACCCAGATTGAGAAGGCCATTCCCAAGAAGACACCCACCCGCCTGTATTTGGACTACCTGCCTCACCAGCCCAGCCTGTACCTGGAGCTGACCCGCCGCTGGGCGGAGCACTTCATCAAAGAgaaagagcagtggctcatgtg